TGCTGTTTGCAGGGGGTGATTTGTTTATTTGGCTCAACCTCTTCCGCCGTAGTCTTCACTATCTTATGCCAAAAGAGTTCTTTCCAAAAAACCATACAAGGTTTTTGCCGTCGCTATTATCGATGAAATGGTGACATATTCATCGCTTCCATGATATTTTTCTCCTGTTGGGCCAAACAGATATACCGGTACTCCATTTAAACGGTCGCTTAGATAGCACCCATCACAGCAACCTGTAAAATACGTGACGCTTGGAGCCATACCACAGCCATCTTTTACGCAAGTCAACAGCTGTTTTGTGTAAGCATTATCTTCAGCTACTGTGTAAGCTAAAAAGCCGTCTGTATCTTTACTTGGCGCTTCACGGAAATTTATCTTCCATTTGCATTTGATATCGGCGTATTTGATTGCATCCACAATTTCTTTTTCAACCGTCTCTTTTGTATCACCCGGAACTGTGTGCCGAATGATATTTATTTTTGCGTATTCTGGTACGCTGCATGGCTCCCCATTATTTTCTATCCCCAAGACGCAGCTCACACTTTTCCCCATTTGTGGGTCTATACGATACTTTATTTTTTCAATTTCTATAATTACTTTAGCAGCATCAGTTATTGCATTTACTCCCTCATTGGGCTTCGATGCATGTGCGGGCATTCCATGCAATTCAATATTGAGCGAAAAGATACCGTGACAGCCCAAACTGACAGAGGGGAAATCCACGTCACAAAAAGCGGCATTGGGTTCACAGATTATGACAGCATCCGTCCCGTCAAGTATGCCGCTGTTGAGCACAGCATCCGTTCCCAATCCATATGGGCCTTCCTCGTCGGAAACAAACGTCCCAATAATCTCTCCGCAAAAATCGTTTTTATGTTTTTCGTAAAAGGCTTTTATCGCCAGCATCTGGGCTACTACTCCACCCGTCATATCCACGGAGCCCACACCATAAAATCTATCCCCATCTAATTCGCCCCAGGGATTTTTTGTCCACCCATTGCAAAGTTCCACAGTATCTAAATGCCCATTAAAACAAATCTTTGGGCCCAAGCGTTTGCCTTGTATTTGCGTCACCACATTTTCACCACGAAAATGCGTAACTTTATCCTCTATATAGCTGTGGATAGACGAAGGTATACCATTGCGCTGAAACCACTTATTTGTGTACTCCATCACTTCGTGCTCTTGAAAATATGGACTTTGAATCTTTACCAGGTCAGACAGTAATTCTATTACCGCGCTTCTCTCAAAAACCTTTGTCTCCATCTGTTAGCAGTTTACCCCCTTTTCCCTGTCTATCCGTTATTTGAAACAATGGCTAACCCAGCCTTTTCAATTGCTGCTTAATCGGCCCGACAGTTTGTTGTTGACGGGCCGATTAAGCTGAACCGTGTCTTTGAATTTAATTCCGGATTGACGTTACTTTTTTTGCCCTTTCACAGGACCATA
This window of the Dysosmobacter acutus genome carries:
- a CDS encoding M20 family metallopeptidase, which produces METKVFERSAVIELLSDLVKIQSPYFQEHEVMEYTNKWFQRNGIPSSIHSYIEDKVTHFRGENVVTQIQGKRLGPKICFNGHLDTVELCNGWTKNPWGELDGDRFYGVGSVDMTGGVVAQMLAIKAFYEKHKNDFCGEIIGTFVSDEEGPYGLGTDAVLNSGILDGTDAVIICEPNAAFCDVDFPSVSLGCHGIFSLNIELHGMPAHASKPNEGVNAITDAAKVIIEIEKIKYRIDPQMGKSVSCVLGIENNGEPCSVPEYAKINIIRHTVPGDTKETVEKEIVDAIKYADIKCKWKINFREAPSKDTDGFLAYTVAEDNAYTKQLLTCVKDGCGMAPSVTYFTGCCDGCYLSDRLNGVPVYLFGPTGEKYHGSDEYVTISSIIATAKTLYGFLERTLLA